From Oryza brachyantha chromosome 9, ObraRS2, whole genome shotgun sequence, a single genomic window includes:
- the LOC102710048 gene encoding auxin-responsive protein SAUR36-like, protein MPLQTIHKTEVPKHHIKNLSHQKKYAMINPKRLVQLAKKWQHMAALGRRRLTAMGATKDGNLRCSSSIADKGHCIIYTTDGERFEVPLAYLRTTVFGELLRLSEDEFGFTGEERITLPCEAAVMEYVMCLLSRKPSEEVEQAVVSSVVMPCNYKSSTSMVSVGLSRSLAIF, encoded by the coding sequence ATGCCTCTTCAAACCATCCATAAAACTGAAGTACCAAAACACCACATCAAAAACTTATCTCATCAGAAGAAGTACGCCATGATCAACCCTAAGAGGCTAGTTCAACTGGCAAAGAAGTGGCAACATATGGCAGCTCTTGGGAGGCGGAGGCTGACGGCCATGGGAGCAACCAAAGATGGCAACCTGCGGTGTTCATCATCCATTGCAGATAAGGGCCACTGCATCATTTATACAACTGATGGAGAGCGATTTGAGGTTCCATTGGCATATCTCAGGACAACTGTGTTTGGGGAACTCCTAAGGTTGTCTGAGGATGAATTTGGATTCACAGGTGAAGAAAGGATCACACTTCCTTGTGAGGCAGCGGTGATGGAGTATGTGATGTGCTTGCTTAGCAGAAAACCCTCGGAAGAGGTGGAGCAGGCAGTTGTGAGCTCTGTCGTGATGCCTTGTAATTACAAGAGTAGCACCAGCATGGTTTCAGTTGGTCTTAGCCGGTCACTAGCTATATTTTAG
- the LOC102711180 gene encoding auxin-responsive protein SAUR36-like, with translation MIHPKKLAQLAKKLQQRMASAGGSRQKAGLPADDCCSTASLAVAGKGHCVVYTADGERFEVPLPYLGTAVFGELLTMSREEFGFAGDDGRITLPCDASVMEYVLCLLRRDASEEVERAFLSSMPRPCRNLEVLNNQLAVCT, from the coding sequence ATGATCCATCCAAAGAAGCTTGCCCAGCTGGCCAAGAAGTTGCAGCAGAGGATGGCGTCTGCTGGTGGCAGCCGACAGAAGGCGGGACTCCCGGCCGACGATTGCTGCAGCACGGcgtccctcgccgtcgccggcaagGGCCACTGCGTGGTGTACACCGCCGACGGGGAGAGGTTCGAGGTGCCATTGCCATACCTCGGCACCGCGGTCTTCGGCGAGCTCCTGACCATGTCCCGGGAGGAGTTTGgcttcgccggcgacgatggcaGGATCACGTTGCCGTGCGATGCATCAGTGATGGAGTACGTTTTGTGTCTGCTTCGGAGAGATGCCTCTGAAGAGGTTGAGAGGGCGTTCTTGAGCTCCATGCCGAGGCCTTGCCGCAATCTCGAAGTGCTCAACAATCAACTTGCTGTTTGTACATAG
- the LOC102719516 gene encoding probable pectinesterase/pectinesterase inhibitor 32, with product MGVQDSPPVAVDAVVAADGSGNYTTIAAVVAAVPLKSTKRYVIHIKKGIYNEAVTIGKGVRNLTLLGDGMGATIISAHQSVGGGGGGLTTFKTATLSVEGNGFMARELTIENTAGPENHQAVALMSTSDSSVVYLCEMRWYQDTLYAKSGRQLYRECRISGTVDFIFGDAAAVFQRCTVLARLPLPGQQNTITAQSRGSAAETTTGFSFQHCDVRADDDLLRATGVETYLGRPWGPFSRVVFMECTMSSVIHPKGWLPWSGGGGDLSNVYYGEYRNEGEGGNVSGRVKWPGFHVIEDASEAAKFTVDSFIQGNLWIPKGVEHDPGL from the exons ATGGGTGTCCAGGATAGCCCCCCGGTCGCCGTGGACGCCGTGGTGGCAGCCGACGGCTCCGGCAACTAcaccaccatcgccgccgtggtTGCAGCCGTGCCATTGAAGAGCACCAAAAGGTATGTGATACATATCAAGAAAGGAATCTACAACGAGGCCGTGACTATAGGCAAGGGTGTACGGAATCTGACGCTTCTCGGAGACGGTATGGGTGCTACGATCATCTCTGCTCATCAaagcgtcggcggcggcggcggcggcctgacCACGTTCAAGACGGCCACCCTCA gtgttgaaGGCAATGGCTTCATGGCTCGTGAGCTGACGATCGAGAACACGGCCGGGCCGGAGAACCACCAGGCGGTGGCGCTCATGTCCACCTCGGACAGCTCCGTCGTGTACCTCTGCGAGATGAGGTGGTACCAGGACACGCTGTACGCCAAGAGCGGCAGGCAGCTCTACCGCGAGTGCCGCATCTCCGGCACCGTCGACTTCATCttcggcgacgccgccgccgtcttccaGCGCTGCACCGTCCTCGCCCGGCTCCCGCTCCCGGGCCAGCAGAACACCATCACGGCGCAGTCCCGCGGCTCGGCGGCAGAGACCACCACCGGCTTCTCGTTCCAGCACTGCGACGtgcgcgccgacgacgacctccTCCGCGCCACCGGCGTGGAGACCTACCTCGGTCGGCCATGGGGGCCATTCTCGCGCGTGGTGTTCATGGAGTGCACCATGTCCAGCGTGATCCACCCCAAGGGATGGCTCCcctggagcggcggcggcggcgacctgtCCAACGTGTACTACGGAGAGTACAGAAACGAAGGAGAAGGTGGCAACGTGAGTGGGCGCGTGAAGTGGCCTGGTTTCCATGTCATCGAGGACGCATCCGAGGCTGCCAAGTTCACAGTGGACAGCTTCATCCAGGGGAACCTGTGGATTCCCAAAGGAGTGGAGCACGATCCTGGCCTTTGA
- the LOC102709766 gene encoding auxin-responsive protein SAUR36-like has product MIHPKRLAQLARRLQRVKTTTREDDNCGTSSPVADKGHCTVYTAEGRRFEVPLAYLGTTVFSELLRMSQEEFGFTSDGRITLPCDAAIMEYVMCLLRRNASEEVERAFLSSVVMSCQNSSCTVPPVTLHQQLAVCSS; this is encoded by the coding sequence ATGATCCACCCCAAGAGGCTTGCTCAGCTAGCGAGGAGGTTGCAGAGGGTCAAGACGACCACCAGGGAAGACGATAACTGCGGCACGAGTTCTCCAGTTGCAGACAAGGGCCACTGCACCGTGTACACAGCAGAGGGGAGGCGGTTTGAGGTGCCATTGGCATACCTCGGAACAACAGTCTTCAGCGAACTCCTGAGGATGTCCCAAGAGGAATTTGGGTTCACCAGTGACGGAAGGATTACACTGCCCTGTGATGCAGCCATCATGGAGTATGTCATGTGTTTGCTGAGGAGAAATGCATCAGAGGAAGTTGAGAGGGCGTTCCTGAGCTCTGTAGTGATGTCTTGCCAAAATTCAAGCTGTACAGTGCCACCTGTGACATTGCATCAACAATTAGCAGTTTGTAGCTCCTGA
- the LOC102719232 gene encoding cation/H(+) antiporter 15-like: MGGRSVDCAVQNVSLDTLFLIVIQGAAVVVLGKFIHLSLRRHNLPSAISQIIAGVVVGSLGLHEMIVHVDVENVEDTYGWYVSEARIFYIFYVGLEADLAALWNDMHRCTIVTYASVATCLLLAAFVSGGIYGSMMHTPVRSPELLAAVLMLTLANTASVDVSRMAAELRITATGGGRLAVATAIATNIICIVGEGVFSCMKLASSRTPGYSASERLGMGVLALVKVGVAMAVLRPVVAFINRRNAGRHRIGNWELVLLLVAVSFIGNYPEHAGFDGVPASLLLGLAFPRQGPAARSVMDAIAYPLHALALPFYFGAMGMRINFGAMSGAIVVPAVLLTLLGLVGKCLGTMGAARYLKMPLADALRLGVLLNIKGHVNMIDMSFASSEGIWAEQALMAMVVGSIISTVIAGPVFAVLFRKEKEAYACSDQALEHLPPDKELRMLACVHSARGAPAMLSLLELLATTPRAQPTIHVLHLFDAGRKQVGPKRYHQRVQDDDKHVDRRIDDATLVNWAVDVFTSVTGLCIRQVDVADRGAAVNAKKIRRRMKDVHAGLLLMPYHKEQRYDGKMVSRRDDRCQLNRELLELAPCTVGIFADRPFWSGGASFQLPTKISKCDETTARSQGDQKVGTRVAAVFLGGPDDREAVAFACRLAKNDVIKLTVIRFVLGVTQDIASDDRRAPTTSTDHSYDSGDEILSVVVHDDAGERDDDPDDRCMSAFRREYVAKERGEYVEKAAGGPADVAAALRGTAVEFALVVVGRGGRQPPEFVVGLDGWAECAEVGPVGEILASHDSLEMGSVLVVQQKTPPPAI, from the exons ATGGGTGGTCGATCGGTCGATTGCGCCGTGCAGAACGTGTCCCTTGACACGCTGTTCCTCATCGTCATCcagggcgccgccgtcgtcgtgctcgGCAAGTTCATCCACCTCTCGCTCCGGCGGCACAACCTGCCCAGCGCCATCTCCCAGATCATC GCGGGGGTCGTGGTGGGTAGCCTCGGCCTGCACGAGATGATCGTTCACGTCGACGTCGAGAACGTGGAGGACACGTACGGGTGGTACGTCTCCGAGGCGCGCATCTTCTACATCTTCTACGTCGGACTGGaggccgacctcgccgcgctcTGGAACGACATGCACCGGTGCACCATCGTCACGTACGCGAGCGTGGCCACCTGCCTGCTCCTCGCGGCGTTCGTCTCCGGCGGAATATACGGCAGCATGATGCACACCCCCGTCAGGTCGCCCGAGCTGCTGGCCGCCGTGCTCATGCTGACGCTGGCCAACACCGCCTCCGTCGACGTCTCGCGGATGGCCGCCGAGCTCAGGATCACGGCcacgggcggcggccggctcgccgtcgccacggcGATCGCGACCAACATCATCTGCATCGTCGGGGAAGGGGTATTCTCGTGCATGAAGCTGGCTTCCAGCAGGACGCCGGGGTACAGCGCGTCGGAGCGGCTGGGGATGGGCGTGCTGGCGCTCGTCAAGGTGGGGGTCGCCATGGCGGTGCTCCGGCCGGTGGTGGCGTTCATCAACCGCCGCAACGCGGGGCGGCACCGCATCGGGAACTGGGagctggtgctgctgctcgtcgccgtctCGTTCATCGGCAACTACCCGGAGCACGCGGGCTTCGACGGGGTGCCGGCGAGCCTCCTGCTGGGGCTGGCGTTCCCGAGGCAAGGGCCCGCGGCGAGGAGCGTCATGGACGCGATCGCCTACCCGCTGCACGCCCTGGCCCTGCCCTTCTACTTCGGCGCCATGGGCATGAGGATAAACTTCGGCGCCATGTCCGGCGCCATTGTCGTGCCCGCCGTCCTCCTCACGCTGCTCGGCCTCGTTGGCAAGTGCCTCGGCACCATGGGCGCCGCCAGGTACCTCAAGATGCcgctcgccgacgccctccgcctcggcgtccTGCTCAACATCAAGGGCCACGTCAACATGATCGACATGAGCTTCGCCAGCTCGGAAGGG ATCTGGGCGGAGCAGGCGCTCATGGCGATGGTCGTCGGTAGCATCATTAGCACCGTCATCGCCGGACCGGTGTTCGCCGTGCTGTTCCGCAAGGAGAAGGAGGCGTACGCGTGCAGCGACCAGGCACTCGAACACCTCCCGCCGGACAAGGAGCTGCGCATGCTCGCCTGCGTGCACAGCGCGCGAGGTGCGCCGGCCATGCTCAGCCTCCTCGAGCTCCTGGCGACGACGCCTCGCGCGCAGCCCACCATCCACGTCCTCCACCTGTTCGACGCCGGTCGCAAGCAAGTCGGCCCCAAGCGCTACCACCAGCGGGTCCAGGACGACGACAAGCACGTCGACCGCCGCATCGACGACGCCACCCTGGTGAACTGGGCCGTCGACGTGTTCACCTCCGTCACCGGCCTCTGCATCCGCCAGGTGGACGTCGCCgaccgcggcgccgccgtgaaCGCGAAGAAGATCCGCCGCCGCATGAAGGACGTCCACGCAGGCCTCCTGCTGATGCCGTACCACAAAGAGCAGCGCTACGACGGCAAGATGGTCTCCCGCCGAGACGACCGCTGCCAACTCAACCGCGAGCTGCTCGAGCTTGCCCCGTGCACCGTCGGCATCTTCGCCGACCGCCCGTtctggagcggcggcgccagctTCCAGCTTCCGACCAAGATATCAAAATGCGAtgagacgacggcgaggagccaAGGCGACCAGAAGGTGGGgacccgcgtcgccgccgtcttcctcgGAGGCCCCGACGACCGCGAGGCGGTGGCGTTCGCGTGCCGCCTCGCCAAGAACGACGTCATCAAGCTGACCGTAATCCGCTTCGTGCTAGGCGTCACGCAGGACATCGCCAGCGATGACCGTCGCGCCCCGACGACAAGCACCGACCACAGCTACGACAGCGGCGATGAGATACTCTCCGTCGTGGTccacgacgacgccggcgagagaGACGACGACCCCGACGACCGCTGCATGTCGGCGTTCCGCCGCGAGTACGTGGCGAAGGAGCGCGGGGAGTACGTGGAGAAGGCCGCGGGCGGGCCGGcggacgtggcggcggcgctgcgcggGACGGCCGTCGAGTTCGCGCTCGTCGTGGtggggcgcggcgggcggcagcCGCCGGAGTTCGTCGTCGGGCTGGACGGGTGGGCCGAGTGCGCGGAGGTGGGCCCGGTCGGTGAGATCCTCGCGTCGCACGACTCGCTCGAGATGGGCTCCGTGCTCGTCGTGCAGCAgaagacgccgccgccggcgatctgA